A DNA window from Ctenopharyngodon idella isolate HZGC_01 chromosome 8, HZGC01, whole genome shotgun sequence contains the following coding sequences:
- the LOC127517783 gene encoding uncharacterized protein LOC127517783 translates to MDVIFQEGIKIPNAVIVSGVTGTANDEELIKILQEHGSIARSVKIQDPDSDFHRDLIIEFDSGCALQSLELMLPYTHQLTSDPNVTYIVRSLSSVYTRKLGGSATRSYLEGLKEIAKLSGANFEAMLSEMLTEMSAVVLPAGSTSEAVDENPIRPSRQEPLEGKATPVIAQPCQEGTQQTHPPASYVADTAVLTSPTILNPPEVQRLVVEHVVRSGEAVAQVHAPMRLRLFSGRKPRPANETDYDAWRSSVDLIMKDPAISDLHGSRKILESLLPPAADVIKHLSPEASPSAYLQLLDSAFGTVEDGDELFAKFMNTLQDAGERPSSYLSRLQAALSVTIKRGGVSPSEADRHLLKQFCRGCWDDGLIADLRLTQKRDDPPHFAQLLLMLRTEEDKHAAKTMRMKQHLGGTKQRALMHTHRTWVSDETEQAAASNVLSLATEAKELRKQIATLQSQLAKLTSKADL, encoded by the coding sequence ATGGATGTAATTTTCCAAGAAGGTATCAAAATCCCAAATGCTGTAATAGTTAGTGGGGTAACTGGAACAGCGAATGATgaagaactgataaaaattcTGCAAGAACATGGTTCTATTGCTAGGTCAGTCAAAATTCAGGACCCTGATTCTGACTTCCATCGTGACTTAATTATTGAGTTTGACAGTGGCTGTGCTTTACAGTCATTAGAGCTCATGTTGCCCTATACTCACCAACTAACCAGTGATCCAAATGTCACTTATATAGTGAGATCTTTATCCAGTGTTTACACCCGAAAGTTGGGGGGTAGTGCTACCAGATCATACCTAGAAGGATTGAAAGAAATTGCGAAACTCAGTGGGGCAAATTTTGAAGCAATGTTGAGTGAAATGCTGACAGAAATGAGTGCTGTAGTTCTTCCTGCAGGCTCTACATCTGAAGCTGTTGATGAAAACCCTATTAGACCATCCCGTCAAGAGCCGCTTGAAGGCAAAGCAACTCCAGTTATCGCTCAGCCTTGCCAAGAAGGAACCCAGCAGACCCATCCTCCTGCTTCTTATGTGGCTGACACCGCAGTTCTTACCTCTCCCACGATACTTAACCCGCCTGAAGTTCAGAGGTTAGTTGTTGAACATGTGGTGAGGAGTGGAGAAGCTGTTGCTCAGGTGCATGCTCCCATGCGACTCAGGTTATTTTCTGGGAGGAAACCTAGACCTGCCAACGAGACAGATTATGATGCATGGCGTTCTAGTGTGGATCTTATTATGAAAGATCCTGCAATATCTGATCTGCATGGGTCACGAAAGATCCTGGAAAGTCTTTTGCCCCCAGCTGCTGATGTTATTAAACACTTGAGTCCTGAAGCTTCCCCATCAGCTTACCTGCAGTTGCTAGATTCTGCTTTCGGCACGGTAGAAGATGGTGACGAACTCTTTGCTAAATTTATGAATACCTTGCAGGATGCAGGGGAGAGACCTTCATCTTACTTGTCTAGGCTTCAGGCAGCCTTGAGTGTAACGATTAAGCGTGGTGGGGTTTCGCCCAGTGAAGCAGACCGACATCTCTTGAAGCAATTCTGCCGGGGCTGCTGGGATGATGGGTTGATCGCTGACCTGCGATTGACACAAAAACGTGATGATCCTCCACATTTCGCACAGCTGTTATTGATGCTACGTACTGAGGAGGATAAACATGCTGCAAAAACCATGCGCATGAAACAACATCTAGGTGGTACCAAGCAGCGCGCACTGATGCATACCCACAGAACCTGGGTGTCTGATGAAACTGAACAAGCTGCAGCCTCCAATGTGCTGTCATTGGCAACAGAAGCTAAAGAACTAAGAAAACAGATAGCAACTCTTCAGAGTCAACTAGCAAAACTCACCTCTAAAGCTGATCTTTAG